The window attcaaaaggaGCAACCGAGCATTTTTTCATAgaagatcaaacaaaacaaCTAGAGCCATTAGACGTAGGAAGTTAGTAAGCTATTACACACATGTcgaaattatataatttgacTGTTAGTATTAGAAGTCTATAAATAAAGACCTCAGACAACCATTTTTTGTTAGATTGAATCACTACCACTTAAACCCTCAAACACCAACAATGCGACACTTGAAAATGACTCTTGATTCAAAGGTCATAGTGTATGTATTGATCTcacttttaatgaatttatatttcatttacttttctgcATTTCTCTGGACCTTTAACTCTTCAATCTCCATTTCTTCTATGAACTCTACTTTTATTCAATCCACTTGGCTTGTTATTATCGAACTCATAAGAGATTACATGATTAGAATTATTATCGAAAActattactataaaaaaacactattaATGAAAATTGTGACTATAAgaattattatagaaaatatttatataaaactcTTTATATTATGGATATCACTATTGTGATTATTAtcactatttttattgatacttaagtaatttttttaagttgaaaaCTATATTTGTTTGTTCGGCTAAAAAGAactcaccattgaaaatggaTTTATGTCTCATTCTTAAAGGtttatttgttaatagaatTACTAGTGAAAATTGACGacttagaaatataaaatattttcaaaagtttatttatgattttgaccCCTTGCgagataggattgcatcatggtTAACCTCCTCTCAAGGAGATATCCTTATGCCTAAGAACTAATTGAGTAGTTTCATGAACTATGTTGGGTAGTTGCAACTAGATAGAATGACTTATATTTTTTGACATGTTGATGTggtaaatttaagataattttaggGTTCTTGTCCTCTttattgcattaaaaaaattgaaattgagaaAAACTATAAAAGTAACTATTTATCTTAACTCAATATTATGTTTAAGTTGTTTATAAATGatattagaagaaaaagaaaaacaaactaaTACAATACATATCACTAAAAGTAAGAAGATGTTTCATGAGCATCCAATGTTTGTGTATTTTGAGACTATTATGATGCTAAAAGCATTTGGATTTTggataatattatgtttattttgtttataaatgagATTACCcaggaaaaaaaactaattaatacaaTAGATGTCCAATATTAATGTATTTTGAAATTGttataaaactaaaagaatTACTAACATGTACTTGGATCAATTAGTGTTGGGTTGATCCAACTTAATCAAAGATCTCATATTTGAGTCTTTAATACCTTAATATCCTTCAACAACCCACATTCAAACAAAGGTTAAATATGATAGTGGGATTTCAATGATAATCTTCATAATTTTTCATGTTCTTCTGTcgtataatttaaatgataaaagaagCCGTGCAAACAAATGTTTATATGACCGcataatttaaatgttaaaataatcaCATTCTGAAATTTGATCATAATAGAATCACTTAAATGTTAAAGTAATCACActataaaatttacaattttaatctttttttaaaactaaaagtgTTAGAAtgtttacatattaattttaactacgatataaattaaataactaatattatgTCACATTACTAAATTTGAGTTATaacagattatttttttatcaaataataatttttgaatttgatagaagaatcaaaattatgaattttataaaattgaaggattaaatatctctattttaaaatatgagaactaaaattataaattttaaaaaataaaaagaccaaatgtctttattttaaaaaccaaggattaaaaatataaattttaaaaaatagggtattgaaattatattttagcttGATACAATAATGCTTTGAATAtggtataacatttttttattggatttgaAAAATCTctagttattttgttttttttttaacattggaCACATATTTACAATGTATTAATTCCCTCGTGAATGTAACGTCCTCGGAGGAATTGACACGCCTTGAGATCCTTGTTGATACTCAAAATTTATCCTCTTATGTGATCTTTTTAAGGtatgatttaattttgaatgttgtttaaaaatttatgaaaatttttaaaattttataaatttataaaaaaatttaaatcttatgaactcatttattataaatctattaaaatctaaactataagattcaaataataaatattttttaaaaatctttaagaattattatattctaacaaaatcttttaaaatttataagattttcttatgctaaaaataacttttaaaattttaatctagCACACCCTTTAAATAATCTTTTGTTACTTCAGATGTTTGTTCAGCTActtgattttgttatttttgttagaCACTTTAGAAATGTTAGACTTAGAGTTtagttcttattattatttaaaaaatattagtatagtctaaaaagaaaaatgataccccgtcttttcctttttaattgttttaagaaaattttgttcttatttataattgtaaagtttagcatcatattaattatatttttatttttttcattataatattGATGTAGATGGATCACCTgcatttggatagagaattttgaCTGAGGATGGTAATTTATCaggtaatttgaatttttgtaatttagaattcattatttggatgtttttatgaagaatttaaaattttggaattttaaaacaaaattttaaacaactaaaaatctggaatttcaattttcttctaaaaggtgagaaattgaaattcttgtaGTCTTGTCTTCTCTTAGCTCGATCGAGTGTGAGCATAGAGGAACAcatataactatatattttttttattcatttttttcattctcataattttaatttttttttatccaaacacaaaattttgaaaataaaagaatttcaattgaagtatttgaaattcttataatttaaaatttctccatccaattatgttattttcatccgcaaatctaaaatctaaaaCCTTActtaaaaagcctaaaatctaGGATTTGAGTTAAAAAAACACATGAACTAACAATTAGTTACTATTAATcttatcaattacaatttcttattttctgatttttaattcaaatttacacATATATTTACTATAAAgttgaaagagaaaagaataaaataagaaatttaacaactattttattttaataaaaaaatttattacaaaataaccttgaacaataaataaaaaggaagtagtatataatatatatatatatatatatataataaatgttacACTATATCTAGAtagaaataaaggaaaaaataacaaatgtcaatataatatttgatatatCCATCTCGagttaattatcaaataatttttctttaaaataaagaaaaacactCACCTATGGCTTTCATTGACTAAAACTAGCTCACTACTCTATAAATAAGTACCCCCCTAATGCTATCTTCTCATATATCTTCTTTCATTTGATTTTCCCCCCTTTTACTTCGAAGTCCCATTCCTTCCACAAATCTCACTGCTGCTTCTTCTCAAAAGCACTTCTTCAACCCAATCATCTCAACCCTTCGCTTCCCACCATTTCCAATACTTGCAAATTCCCCCACTTCCACCACCCACCCaggtttcctttcctttcattttcaattttctctCTTATATATTCATTTTCCAAACGTGCCCTTCTTCAATTGCAGTCACCCAAACACTCAATCCTCAATGGACCCCAAACAATGCCGCCTGCCGAAACCCTAATTTTCCCTCCAAACAACCCATGACCAATGGCGGAGCAAGAGCCGCGCCCGACGACTTCGGCCGCGCCGCCGCCCGCCTCGCGGTGGCGCAGCTCTGCGACGCCGCGGGGTTCCAAGGCGCCACCGCCTCCGCGCTTGATGCCTTCACCGACGTCGCCGTCCGCTACCTTCTCGACCAAGGTCGAACCGCCGAGTCCCACGCCAACCACGCCGGCCGGTCGCAGTGCACCGTCTTCGACGCAATTCGCGGCATGGAGGACCTGGAAGCCCCGCGGGCTTTCTCCGGCGCCGCCTCCGGCGGCGGCATCAGAGAGATTATAAGCTTCGTTGAATCCGCAGACGAAATTCCGTTCGCCCAACCGATTCCTAACTTTCCGGTTGTTCAGGAACGACGTCGCATCATCCCGAGTTTTGATCAGATGGGTGAGGCTCCACCGGCGAAGCATATACCCGCGTGGCTACCGGCTTTGCCCGATCCTCACACGTATATTCACACACCCGTGTGGGATGAAAGAATCTCTGATCCTCGCGAGGATAAGATTGAACAAGCGAGGCAGCGTAGGAAGGCTGAGAGGTCGTTGTTGAGTTTGCAGAAACGGTTGTTGCTGCGTAATGGGTCGGTGGAAGCAAGTGCAATAACATCATCTTCACCGAATAGTGCTGCTTTGGATCCTCAAGTGGTTGGTGAGGATGATAAGGTTGTTGATAAGGATGTTGAGAAGGTTGTTAAGGTTTCAGTTTTGGAAGAGGCtggtggtgatggtgatggAAAGCGTGTTTCGGTGTTGGAGGCGTTTGGTCCTGCAATTGAGATGCTTGGGAGTGGAGGGTTGTGTGATGAGGATGATGGGTtgggagagaaagaaaaaagtgagcTTCCTGTTGTGAGGCCTACTGTGCATTTTAAGTTCAGGACTGGGAAGAAACTCATTGGGGAGTCCTTGGATATGAGAATTAGGAAGAAAGATGCGTCACCAACGGCGGTGTTGGCTGGGAGAGAAGATGAGAGGGATGATAAGAAGAGGAGGGCTGAGTATATTCTGAAACAGTCCATGGAGAACCCTCAAGAACTCACTCTGTTGTAGATTGATTAGTTTATTTATTGCAAGGTTTTGAAATACGGTCCGCAATTGCATGTTTCGGCCACAATGTTAATGTTTTTGAGGTGTCTGTGCCTCATTGGTCACATTTGTCCGCAATTTCTTGCAATATCGAGAAATGTGACGAAACTGcaactgcaatttaaaaccttgatttaTTGACTTGGATATGATTGGTTTGCATTGAGTTGAGGGGGTGGTCGGAAATTAAGGGCTTTCTCATCTTCTGGTGAGGACGTTGTGAACTTACCTGTAGAATCATTCTTAGCATGTTTTTAGAGAAGTTGAATTCGTTTCTTTTCTTGCTAGTGTAGCTCTAATTTGTGTATGGATTTTTTAACATAAAGCTCTTCTGTCCGCGGCTCATTGTAATTTAGACACCCAATTCAATTGAATCAATATACTGAATTTCCTGTGCTGTGATCTTCATTATGCTGCAAtaatggcttttttttttttgtggcacCACTAGGTTGTGATAACCATTGTCTTTATAGAATAGGCTGTTCCTCATTGTGGTTTTGTTGATTTATGTGATTATATTGTTGGTAATGCATTTTTTGCCAAGGAATACAACAAGTATCTATTTTTatctccaaattttaattttaaattgctagattgaaattaagaaatttaatttcgtTATGGTGTGGCTACTTCAAATCTTCAATTCTTACCACTTTActagagaaaaatataattgcAATATTAGTATTGCAGTAGATGTGTTTGGGAAAGGTATACTGAAAGTGTGCCTGACATTTTCCAATTAATTGTTTCTTCCTGTTCGTGGATcagtcttatttattttgtaaacatGAGATAAGCTTAGTGCTTGTTTGAAAATGTGGTGGAccatgttaaaaaaatcatggtAACCTTAAAGCTACTCTTTGATGTGGTGAGACACCATGATTTTGGGTTCTTGCTGGTAATTCAAATACACTGTTAGTAAGTTTTCCCTTGCATCATTTGGATGATTTCAGCTATTCATGCATTGCCCAGATTCTACATCTTCTACTGATAATAATGACTACTTTTTCTCCCATCATCTGTGCTGATAACCTGCACTATTTTCATTTCTGCTGGTAGTTGCATCAGGATAAGTTGGCACTGTCATCTTTATGTGCCTATGGCCCCATGCTATGAAAGTAAATTACAGGCAAGGGCCACAATATCTAAATCATGTATATCTTATAGGATGTATgctttagattttgttttataacCTCCTGCAAGCAAGGTACTTGTTTAATAAGGCTCTACTCCACTTCTTCTCATTATATGTGGTTAAGTTCTACTTGAGTTATGGGCACAGTCTACTATGTAatactaatttataataatatatgatgCTACAAAACAGTATTTTGATGCAACTTTTTCACACAATTCATATTTCATAGTACCGAATTGTTTCTAACTGatgcttgttttattttattgattttataccATGTTGCTTATTGATTGAGGCACTCTGCAAAGGCACCTCATCTTATTATGCAATGCATTTGCCATAGGTCTTCTGTAGCACAATGATTGCTTTTGGTAATATCTTCATGCCAAAAACAATTAGTCATATGAGCTTTGTTAGTAATCTTATGTATCAGTCATTGCTAATAAAAGCAttgaactttgtttttctttcccccTTTCCGCATATAACTTACAGCAGACCACTCATCAAAAGGGTCTATGTCAGGAGAGATAAGCAAAGGGTTAAAGGGGGGAACTGATACAGATGTGACTAATGACTGAATAACTGATTGTACAGGGATGGATAACTATCTAAAAGAATAAGTAGTATAAATAAGAGGAGAGTAGTACCAGGGAGATCTAGATTTGTACTTGAGGAGTGTGAGGTACTCTCGAGTATACCTTAGAAGTGCAATTCACTTGCTCTAGTTGCATTAGCTAGGGTATAGGAATACAGGTTTTCTCAATTCTTTTCTTACGAATTCTTGCACTAACCCCAGTTGAACTAACAGCCAGTATCAGAGCTATACTTCAGTGTGGTGCCTGCGTGTTTGAAATAGTATAGACTTTCTGTTATAAACCTCCTAATGTCTTGCATCATACCCTTCCAATGGAAAACTGCTGCAACTCTTTTGAATGGGCAAAACATCCCCACATGACCTCCCGTGGCAATGTGTGGAATTCTTGTAGGATTAAAGGTATCCTTGAAGAATTTCTAGGAAACACTGGCTTGTCATGATAGAATAGTTTTCCTCCCTTTACTTTTAATGAAATGGCTTTTAAGGTAGTCATTGTATAAGTTAACAAGTTTATTGTAAATAATAGTTTGTGATTGaataatagtgtaaaaattATCTACTTTATATTGTATTGCCCAAAGATGAGGGTGAAGCAGAAAAACTGGAGCCTGTAATGGTTGAACCAGCTAGATAACCCTCCCTGAAGGAATGAACGTCAAACACGAGAAACTATGTATTTTTTGGTAAGAACACGAGAGCCGTAATAGTTTCTTTGGAGGCTCTGACGTTTTAAGTGCAAACTATTTTAAAGTATGATGAACCATTGGATGACTAGCGGTAGTAAAATTGAAGTGATGCGCCATTTTGGGTGCTGCATATCATGTCCTTAGTACACAATTTGAGAAATTGTTATAaggaaatatttttagaattttttttcaaaattatacgAAATGCcgacaattttttttgtataaaagaatggtaaaatgtaaattatatatcTTTTCCTTTACAACTTAGTGGCATTCTAAGTAAGTGTCAGACCCAAAGTATTATATGCGTCAACGATGTGGTTAATTTAAACTCGCTTCCAATGCAATAACAGCTTTCCAAACCATTATAAAATTGAAGTGATGCACCATTCTGGGTGCCGCAGACATCTCAGTAAAATGATAATGAACGTG of the Glycine max cultivar Williams 82 chromosome 13, Glycine_max_v4.0, whole genome shotgun sequence genome contains:
- the LOC100810245 gene encoding transcription initiation factor TFIID subunit 8, which encodes MTNGGARAAPDDFGRAAARLAVAQLCDAAGFQGATASALDAFTDVAVRYLLDQGRTAESHANHAGRSQCTVFDAIRGMEDLEAPRAFSGAASGGGIREIISFVESADEIPFAQPIPNFPVVQERRRIIPSFDQMGEAPPAKHIPAWLPALPDPHTYIHTPVWDERISDPREDKIEQARQRRKAERSLLSLQKRLLLRNGSVEASAITSSSPNSAALDPQVVGEDDKVVDKDVEKVVKVSVLEEAGGDGDGKRVSVLEAFGPAIEMLGSGGLCDEDDGLGEKEKSELPVVRPTVHFKFRTGKKLIGESLDMRIRKKDASPTAVLAGREDERDDKKRRAEYILKQSMENPQELTLL